A region from the Peromyscus maniculatus bairdii isolate BWxNUB_F1_BW_parent chromosome 5, HU_Pman_BW_mat_3.1, whole genome shotgun sequence genome encodes:
- the Gadd45gip1 gene encoding large ribosomal subunit protein mL64, producing MAAAATPARGLLRLPAALGPRSCNYHAPPPPRRRPGPQWPDPENLLSPRWQLGPRYAAKQFARHGAASGVAPASLWPSPEQLRELEAEEREWYPSLATMQESLRAKQEAEEARRRAREQHIAECMAKMPQMIETWRQQKRERWEKAQADKERRARLQAEAQERLGYHVDPRSARFQELVQDLDKQQRKRLKEERQRQKKEAQAAAMALTEAQDPAVSGEPSS from the exons ATGGCGGCAGCCGCGACGCCGGCGCGCGGCCTCCTGCGGCTCCCGGCGGCTCTGGGCCCCAGGTCCTGCAACTACCATGCGCCGCCGCCCCCGCGCCGCCGCCCCGGACCCCAGTGGCCAGACCCGGAGAACCTGCTGAGCCCGCGATGGCAGCTAGGGCCGCGCTATGCGGCCAAGCAGTTCGCGCGGCACGGCGCCGCCTCGGGGGTGGCCCCCGCCTCCCTGTGGCCGTCCCCGGAGCAGCTGCGCGAGCTGGAGGCGGAGGAGCGGGAATGGTACCCGAGCCTAGCGACCATGCAAGAGTCGCTGCGCGCGAAGCAGGAGGCCGAGGAGGCAAGGCGTCGTGCCAG GGAGCAGCACATTGCAGAGTGCATGGCCAAGATGCCACAGATGATTGAGACCTGGCGACAGCAGAAGCGGGAACGCTGGGAGAAAGCTCAGGCTGACAAGGAGCGCAGGGCCCGGCTACAGGCTGAGGCCCAGGAGCGCCTGGGTTACCACGTGGACCCAAGGAGTGCCCGCTTCCAGGAACTGGTACAGGACCTAGACAAGCAGCAGCGCAAGCGCCTCAAGGAGGAGAGACAGCGGCAGAAGAAGGAGGCGCAGGCTGCTGCTATGGCTTTGACtgaagcccaggacccggcaGTGTCTGGGGAACCCAGCTCCTGA
- the Rad23a gene encoding UV excision repair protein RAD23 homolog A isoform X2, with protein MLYEDPGLPHCSGPAMAVTITLKTLQQQTFKIRMEPEETVKVLKEKIEAEKGRDAFPVAGQKLIYAGKILSDDVPIKEYHIDEKNFVVVMVTKAKAGQGTPAPPEASPAAAAPEASAPFPPAPASGMSHPPPTSREDKSPSEDSATPTSPESISGSVPSSGSSGREEDAASTLVTGSEYETMLTEIMSMGYERERVVAALRASYNNPHRAVEYLLTGIPGSPEPEHGSVQESQVPEQPATEAGENPLEFLRDQPQFQNMRQVIQQNPALLPALLQQLGQENPQLLQQISRHQEQFIQMLNEPPGELADISDVEGEVGAVGEEAPQMNYIQVTPQEKEAIERLKALGFPESLVIQAYFACEKNENLAANFLLSQNFDDE; from the exons ATGTTGTACGAGGATCCCGGGCTGCCGCATTGCTCCGGCCCCGCCATGGCCGTCACCATCACACTTAAAACGTTGCAGCAGCAGACCTTCAAGATACGCATGGAGCCTGAGGAGACG GTGAAGGTCCTGAAAGAGAAGATAGAAGCTGAGAAGGGCAGAGATGCTTTCCCTGTGGCTGGACAGAAACTCATCTATGCTGGCAAGATCTTGAGTGATGATGTCCCCATCAAGGAATACCATATAGATGAGAAGAACTTTGTGGTTGTCATGGTGACCAAG GCCAAGGCTGGCCAAGGTACTCCAGCACCCCCGGAGGCCTCGCCCGCCGCTGCTGCCCCGGAGGCCTCTGCACCCTTCCCTCCAGCTCCGGCATCAGGCATGTCCCATCCTCCACCTACCAGCAGAGAGGACAAGAGCCCATCAGAGGATTCAGCCACCCCAACATCTCCAGAATCCATTTCTGG CTCTGTTCCCTCTTCAGGTAGCAGCGGGCGAGAGGAAGACGCAGCTTCCACATTAG TGACTGGCTCTGAGTATGAGACGATGCTGACTGAGATCATGTCCATGGGCTACGAGCGGGAGCGGGTTGTGGCCGCATTGAGGGCCAGCTACAACAACCCCCACAGAGCTGTGGAGTACTTGCTCACG GGAATTCCCGGAAGCCCCGAACCAGAACATGGTTCTGTCCAGGAGAGCCAGGTACCCGAACAGCCGGCCACAGAAGCAG GGGAGAACCCCCTGGAGTTCCTGCGCGACCAGCCCCAGTTCCAGAACATGCGGCAAGTGATCCAGCAGAACCCAGCGCTGCTCCCAGCACTGCTGCAGCAGCTGGGCCAGGAGAACCCTCAGCTCTTGCAG CAAATCAGCCGTCACCAGGAGCAGTTCATCCAGATGTTGAATGAGCCCCCTGGAGAGCTGGCGGACATCTctgatgtagagggagaggtcgGTGCCGTAGGCGAGGAGGCCCCGCAGATGAACTACATCCAGGTGACACCGCAGGAGAAGGAAGCTATAGAAAGG CTGAAGGCACTGGGCTTTCCAGAGAGCCTGGTGATCCAGGCCTACTTCGCGTGTGAAAAAAATGAGAACTTGGCTGCCAACTTCCTCCTGAGTCAGAACTTTGATGATGAGTGA
- the Rad23a gene encoding UV excision repair protein RAD23 homolog A isoform X1, producing MLYEDPGLPHCSGPAMAVTITLKTLQQQTFKIRMEPEETVKVLKEKIEAEKGRDAFPVAGQKLIYAGKILSDDVPIKEYHIDEKNFVVVMVTKAKAGQGTPAPPEASPAAAAPEASAPFPPAPASGMSHPPPTSREDKSPSEDSATPTSPESISGSVPSSGSSGREEDAASTLVTGSEYETMLTEIMSMGYERERVVAALRASYNNPHRAVEYLLTGIPGSPEPEHGSVQESQVPEQPATEAAGENPLEFLRDQPQFQNMRQVIQQNPALLPALLQQLGQENPQLLQQISRHQEQFIQMLNEPPGELADISDVEGEVGAVGEEAPQMNYIQVTPQEKEAIERLKALGFPESLVIQAYFACEKNENLAANFLLSQNFDDE from the exons ATGTTGTACGAGGATCCCGGGCTGCCGCATTGCTCCGGCCCCGCCATGGCCGTCACCATCACACTTAAAACGTTGCAGCAGCAGACCTTCAAGATACGCATGGAGCCTGAGGAGACG GTGAAGGTCCTGAAAGAGAAGATAGAAGCTGAGAAGGGCAGAGATGCTTTCCCTGTGGCTGGACAGAAACTCATCTATGCTGGCAAGATCTTGAGTGATGATGTCCCCATCAAGGAATACCATATAGATGAGAAGAACTTTGTGGTTGTCATGGTGACCAAG GCCAAGGCTGGCCAAGGTACTCCAGCACCCCCGGAGGCCTCGCCCGCCGCTGCTGCCCCGGAGGCCTCTGCACCCTTCCCTCCAGCTCCGGCATCAGGCATGTCCCATCCTCCACCTACCAGCAGAGAGGACAAGAGCCCATCAGAGGATTCAGCCACCCCAACATCTCCAGAATCCATTTCTGG CTCTGTTCCCTCTTCAGGTAGCAGCGGGCGAGAGGAAGACGCAGCTTCCACATTAG TGACTGGCTCTGAGTATGAGACGATGCTGACTGAGATCATGTCCATGGGCTACGAGCGGGAGCGGGTTGTGGCCGCATTGAGGGCCAGCTACAACAACCCCCACAGAGCTGTGGAGTACTTGCTCACG GGAATTCCCGGAAGCCCCGAACCAGAACATGGTTCTGTCCAGGAGAGCCAGGTACCCGAACAGCCGGCCACAGAAGCAG CAGGGGAGAACCCCCTGGAGTTCCTGCGCGACCAGCCCCAGTTCCAGAACATGCGGCAAGTGATCCAGCAGAACCCAGCGCTGCTCCCAGCACTGCTGCAGCAGCTGGGCCAGGAGAACCCTCAGCTCTTGCAG CAAATCAGCCGTCACCAGGAGCAGTTCATCCAGATGTTGAATGAGCCCCCTGGAGAGCTGGCGGACATCTctgatgtagagggagaggtcgGTGCCGTAGGCGAGGAGGCCCCGCAGATGAACTACATCCAGGTGACACCGCAGGAGAAGGAAGCTATAGAAAGG CTGAAGGCACTGGGCTTTCCAGAGAGCCTGGTGATCCAGGCCTACTTCGCGTGTGAAAAAAATGAGAACTTGGCTGCCAACTTCCTCCTGAGTCAGAACTTTGATGATGAGTGA
- the Rad23a gene encoding UV excision repair protein RAD23 homolog A isoform X3, with the protein MLYEDPGLPHCSGPAMAVTITLKTLQQQTFKIRMEPEETVKVLKEKIEAEKGRDAFPVAGQKLIYAGKILSDDVPIKEYHIDEKNFVVVMVTKAKAGQGTPAPPEASPAAAAPEASAPFPPAPASGMSHPPPTSREDKSPSEDSATPTSPESISGSVPSSGSSGREEDAASTLVTGSEYETMLTEIMSMGYERERVVAALRASYNNPHRAVEYLLTGIPGSPEPEHGSVQESQVPEQPATEAAGENPLEFLRDQPQFQNMRQVIQQNPALLPALLQQLGQENPQLLQQISRHQEQFIQMLNEPPGELADISDVEGEVGAVAEGTGLSREPGDPGLLRV; encoded by the exons ATGTTGTACGAGGATCCCGGGCTGCCGCATTGCTCCGGCCCCGCCATGGCCGTCACCATCACACTTAAAACGTTGCAGCAGCAGACCTTCAAGATACGCATGGAGCCTGAGGAGACG GTGAAGGTCCTGAAAGAGAAGATAGAAGCTGAGAAGGGCAGAGATGCTTTCCCTGTGGCTGGACAGAAACTCATCTATGCTGGCAAGATCTTGAGTGATGATGTCCCCATCAAGGAATACCATATAGATGAGAAGAACTTTGTGGTTGTCATGGTGACCAAG GCCAAGGCTGGCCAAGGTACTCCAGCACCCCCGGAGGCCTCGCCCGCCGCTGCTGCCCCGGAGGCCTCTGCACCCTTCCCTCCAGCTCCGGCATCAGGCATGTCCCATCCTCCACCTACCAGCAGAGAGGACAAGAGCCCATCAGAGGATTCAGCCACCCCAACATCTCCAGAATCCATTTCTGG CTCTGTTCCCTCTTCAGGTAGCAGCGGGCGAGAGGAAGACGCAGCTTCCACATTAG TGACTGGCTCTGAGTATGAGACGATGCTGACTGAGATCATGTCCATGGGCTACGAGCGGGAGCGGGTTGTGGCCGCATTGAGGGCCAGCTACAACAACCCCCACAGAGCTGTGGAGTACTTGCTCACG GGAATTCCCGGAAGCCCCGAACCAGAACATGGTTCTGTCCAGGAGAGCCAGGTACCCGAACAGCCGGCCACAGAAGCAG CAGGGGAGAACCCCCTGGAGTTCCTGCGCGACCAGCCCCAGTTCCAGAACATGCGGCAAGTGATCCAGCAGAACCCAGCGCTGCTCCCAGCACTGCTGCAGCAGCTGGGCCAGGAGAACCCTCAGCTCTTGCAG CAAATCAGCCGTCACCAGGAGCAGTTCATCCAGATGTTGAATGAGCCCCCTGGAGAGCTGGCGGACATCTctgatgtagagggagaggtcgGTGCCGTAG CTGAAGGCACTGGGCTTTCCAGAGAGCCTGGTGATCCAGGCCTACTTCGCGTGTGA